In Dermacentor silvarum isolate Dsil-2018 chromosome 10, BIME_Dsil_1.4, whole genome shotgun sequence, the genomic stretch ATTCATTGGAGACAGCTTCATTCAGCAGTGTACGACATTTCATCACTGCATTCCCTGCTCTTTTGCCGCAGCAAAGTGGGGAATCAAAAGAGAAGGCAATTGATGAACTTGAAGTGGAGTTTGCAAGCTTACAAGCATATAATGTTCCAGCAGACATTTTGAATGAGCCCAGGTGTGATGTGCAGCGGGCACGTTTGGGAGCTCTTCGAAGTATTGACGGATCGCTCAGGTTCCACAGAATTTCAATGGTTATGCTGGGCATCCTCTTCATTCCCCACAGTAATGCTGAATGCAAGAGAATATTCAGCACTGTGAACAAAACTCGAATGGAGTTTCGCATATCTGTCAGTGAAAAAACCCTTGAGCCTGCTGATGGTGAAAGGGAACCAGAGTGGAAACTGCTTTGAGCAAACTTACACGGAGAACTTTCTCAAGCGGGCAAAGTCCACAACAGCAAAATCATTGAAAAAATAAATTGTTGCCCTAGTGAGTTGTTGCCGATTACTCTATGACCGATTTGACTTATGGTTGCAAACATGATTAAGCTTGTCACTAAAGGCAAATCCCTCGGAActacaaaataaaaaagagcTTGAGAGATACATTCTCAAAGAAGCACCGCACCTGGAAAACTGGTGCACCAAGTGGTTCTGGTGCAAGCGATGCAAAAGAGGTCCGCTGGCCTTATTTTAAACTGTTCCTGGCCCTATTTTAAAGTGCtcctgttcattttttttttgtgaatttttAGTCAGATTTAGTCGATGTCGGAAGGTAAGTGTAAAGTTCAGAATTTTATGATAGAAATTGGTTCCACTACTCATTTATCATTTAAATGTTGATGAGCCTCTAAGCGTCATTATGACATTAACGTTCTTGTGACATTTCCACAGGAGGCACGAGACAAGTTTGTGTACGCTCTAATATATAGGTTGCTAAGCAGCAGCATTAATTACTTTTCCAGCACAAGCAATATCCCACAAGCTAAGGCAGAGCCCGAGAGTGCAGAAGCCCTCCTGATGAACATGTGTCGCCAAGTAGAGTGTAGGACATCACATTTGTTTATCACTTCAAAAATACATCAAATTACAGTGCACATAAAAACAAACGTGCTCAGTGTTTCCATGTCGTCACGTGTCACATAGTATTGATGTACATGTTTCTACGCCTGAGCAGTTCCTGTTCCTTAGAGGAAACGAACAAGGCTTCAATTTAGCTGATATTTAATAAAATGCTTTCCTTGCAGGCACACTAGACGAATGTGGATCCCAGGCCACTGAGTCACCTGTTCCTGGGACTTCCAGCCCGACTGATGAGGAGACGCCCGCTGAAGTATGCCAAAGTGTTACACCAAAGTGAACACCAGCAGTCAGTGAAAAGTGACCCAGACTCGATGATGAAATTTCAACTGTAGATAACCTGCTTAAAAAAGATGAAGATGAGCCTGCTGTATTTGGGCAGCTTGTCGCACATAAATTGAGAAAATTCCTACGGTTGAAATGAAGTGTTCGCATCTGTCTGTTCACTGCTACCGTGTCATGTTGCACACTTTAAGGCCAATGTTTCTGGAACAGTCGGTATTTTCAGCAACAGAGCTGCCAAACGTATGGCGCAGAAGTTctcacacgcaaagtatgtgagTTATGAAAATTAAAGCACAATAACACTTTCGTATTGACGCTTTTGTAGACGCTttgttgcgctatttctaaagcttcccagtctatgctgtgctttttccttattaatatttatttgtcatatgctgcattagctgctcaaaaacgcaatccacgctcttactacttcctctcgtgccctttcacactgttgagatatcgttgtgtcttatttatttgttaatatgactgtgtatttctgcgcctgataatttgttactctataatcatttattccgccgccgggaaataaatgaaaccagtggcataacgcatgctttgacaagtaaataaagtattgcgtcatggagtcacgttgttttatgctaataattgtagtcataagttgtgtacagaaattgttatatattgtgtatgttttatatatgttatgtcttatctttgcaactgacctttagtcaggaaaatatttcttgaccgtgtctttgtatattaaaactttcacaaatcgttacatggctgttttcatttatgtgtagttgtgcgacttataggcacaaaacacacatatctccctaacgtgaacaacttaatcggcttttcgcatggctcatccgagagacgcgagtctctgtggtacgaggggactcaggttatgaaattgaactatatatagATATGGACCGCTTAAGGCAAGCGGTCGACAACTTataattctatatatatatatatatatatatatatatatatatatatatatatatatatatatgaccgcttaggcaagctggtcAAGATGTAAAACTGCACTTTTGCAAAAGTCCTCACGTATTGATGTTGTATTTCAGAGCGGTATATGATAAATAaaatttgtccactttggattattattaggtgcagtttacagaatcgCAGCCTCCTACATACACTTCTGTGCCTGTCGCATGACTGCAAACGGTTATCTATAGaagcgccacttacgtagggttAGAGTCAGCATATTGAGGGTTAGAGTCAGCATATTGACAACCCTCACCAGGCGCTAGGCGACCATGGTACGGCGTTGCCGCAGAGTAGAAGAAGCAGACAACTAACATTGTTTGCACTTTTCACATAAAGGTTTAGAGCGATGGTTGTGGGCAGTAGCAGATGATTTTCTTGCAAGATATAGAATGCATGCTTGCAACGTCGTTGTGAACGTTTTGCAGCTGTATCACCAAAAATACGCAGCTTAGGTTGACAAAGAGAGACTTTTATGATGGCATCGTAGAACCAAGTAAGTATTCCGACGATTGTCATTAAAGATGTAATAGCACAGGTAATATAGCTAAGAGTGTATTACAATCTCATCTGGCTGTATGTATCCTTGAAAGTTTAATTTGTGTGTCAAGTTAGTACTTCAAGCACGCAGCTTCTTCAACTTGCAGTGAAAGTTTACAAGTGCACAGTGAAATATAAGCATGAAATATGAGCAAGGATGGAGTTAACGTTTGCAAACGTCATGCTGTCCAAGAATGTGAAATCCAGTAGTACTTTAGCTGCTACTGTGATcctataatttcttttttttttgcttgtgatGTGTGATTTTAAAGAACAGGAAAGGCAATACAGTGATGTTTATTTTACAGAACAACATAGCATATTGTTGCGTACCGAACTGCAAGTCGGACGGGAAAAAAAAGCTACCAGGGTATCTTTTCATGAGATTCCTGCTGAGTATGTTCTGCGGGAAGCATGGTTCAAGGCAATTGATTCAGATGAATGGACCCCCAAATACAGATTCCAATTATTCAAGGGTGTGCAGCAAGTattttaaagggggggggggggggtagggtaGGTAAGTATATCACTTCtgtttaaggggggacgtggcaatTGAAGAGGTCAAATAGGTCAGAatttttatcatttcttttttttcacaatcCTCGGGCCTTCATTTACCTTGTGGTGAAATATAACAAAATATGCGATAGACATCGAGAATACAGCACTTTCCTAGAGTGCAATCATAAAAAATTGCGAAAAAAAATGGAgattgagcttcattttctcagCTATCATTTCTTGTACAGTTGCTTTCAGTCATCCCGGTGCCATTTCACAACGAATGATGACAACAGCATTCCGTCTTTTGCACTAAGATCTGAAACTTTGATGAGCGCAACAAAGCTGTCCATTTTTATCTGCACCTTGAAAAAgaattcattttcttttttttttcttgcaaaggtCATTAGTAAGACAATATGCATAGGAAAGTTCAAAAAACAATTTGGTGCTCCATTTCGGCATTTAAAAGATAATCCGCTTTATTGCACAGAATGGGCCTTTGTGAACATGTTGAGGTGAATATCTTAGCGAACTTATTTGTAATTAATTAATTTGGGGATCACCATTAGAGGCTGACAAGTGTTGCAACTCGAAGACTATAATAGATAGCACAAAACTGCACAAATTTCATCAATTTATTCAAGTAAATAAAAAAGTTTTCATTGCCACATCTCCGCTTCTTCTATCTTAAAAACTACTGAATAAAGCAAATGAAAATTTTTATGACGGAGGCGGATGCATTTTAGCTTAAGGTATGGCACCACTTTTGAAAAGCTGCTTAAAAGAAGTTTTATCTTTTGCGATTTAGGGAATCCCCAAACATTCAAAAATGTCCTGCAGAAAGAAGTATGTTCTTATTTTATTTAGTTCAAAAGTTATAGCCGACTTTGCCGAGCTGGTGAACGGTTACGAACCCAAAACTAATGTGGTGTGGTAATAGAAACTGATAActcagcgaaaatcagcagcgtAATTGAAATTTTTCTGCTACGTTTCAGTCTGATATGTGAAATTTTATTCGACAATTTGTaaggcttcctttttttaaacATTGCTTTAAACTTCCGTAAGGGGGATGCATGGCGCTAAAGTGTTTCTGTTGCTTACGCGCACTTTATGCTACCGGGTTCGTCATTTTTATAGGCATTATTTTTAGTAGCAACAGTAATAACATAGGCTGAATGTTTTTATAAGAAGGCATGGCCAAGTTCAGGGCAAAAAGGAGACAAACGAAAGTTTCTTGGCAATCGGCACACGGTGAATGCTCCGACCGAAGACCACGCAGACGTGAATGTAAACTGGTCTGCCCGGAATGCAAAAAGACGTCACTCATATTGGAAGAATGCTCGCAGCACAGAATATCCTTTGCACATGCTGTTTTACGTGGTGCGTGTGTATACGTACATTCATTTCAATCGTCAAAAAAGGCTGGAAGTGCTACTGAGAATAACCTGCATCTTGTCTATGCAATGCATCAGCTGGACAAGGGATATTCTGGAGCGGTAATGGTGAAAGTAATGAACATCCCACCGCTGCCTTGGCATTCTGCCTACCAAAAGATATCTGCAAAGCTCTGTAAAGTTGCAGACTGTTGCGTCTAAGTCAATGAAGAATGCCACTGCTGAAGTGCGTTGTGATGAACAAAGTACTGACTGTGGTGTGTCAGGTGATGGCACATGGCAAAGGGGTGGACATTCATTAAACGGCTGTGTGTCCTTGATATCCACTGATACTGGGAAAGTTATTGACGTAGAAGGCATGTCAAGTAAATGTAGGGCATGTCATTTGAAAAGCAAGTTGAATCCCACAAGCGTTGAATTCCTGGAATGGAAGACAAATCATACCCAGTGCCAAGCGAACTACACCAGTAGTGCAGGTGGTATGAAGGCAGTAGAGCTCTATCGATGTGGGGAGCACACTGTGGGGCCAGGCGGCCGGCAATGCGGTAATCGGTAATACCAGCGGACCCCGAGGCAACCTTCTACGACTCGTGTGGGGTGCTCGTCGTGCACCCGGCGACGCATGAGCGGTTGCTGGTACACAATGCCAAAGTGGACAATGTGGAGCAGTCGGCCCAGCAGCCTAACGCAACTCTGGCCGCGCAGCCCGCCTTCGCCCCGGAATCGCTGCACTCGGTTGCGGCAGCCCTCGTCGCTGATCCGAGCTTCACGACGGCCATTGCGGCGGCAGTTGCGGCGTCGAACCCAACCATGAAGGAGGTGAGCTCCTCAGCTGGAACACGCGGTCGACTCGGCTGTGGACGAGGAAGATATGGCTTCCGGCCCACAGACCGTGGACTTCAGCTTTCTGGACTGAGTGCAGTGAATAAAGGTGACCGTTGGTCATGCAAGTGTCGTGCTTTCTTAGGCTGGCTATGGTCTTtactttaggaggggggaatgtggggattgAGGTGCCTTCCCACACCTCGTCCCCCAGCTTGCGTGTGGCGCTTAGCTCTATCTCCGGGAACCGCGGCCgcaacggcaacatggcggacatggctagtgcgccggacctactttcccgcgcaagccgtactccccccccccccccccccggattgGACTTGCCCCACAAGAACACGTCACCAGGACACGCCCAGATTGGCTTCCCAagtggcggcccccgggcactctctccacccgagctctcgtccgcagaccgcttcctcgccgcggcgctgatgctcacaggctcgcaatgaggtggttacatgagacctttgttctcgagACTCCTCGTTCTCGTGCTTGGCGGACCACTACCCGGTTaaccctagcgcagcgggcgcgcatactcgatcggtcttgcggtgagccttggcccgtaagcgccgtgactgtcgcactgtgctgtatcttgggtgaataaacccaagtttgttggcgatctgaatccggagccttctctgcaccgtgtcgacgaaccctgccatagcgcctttgtgcgttgcagagtggaggagcgtcatgccctttcctgaccgtcgctcgtagggcaagccttgtgcaaacccatctccacaacaAGCACCCACCTTCTCCCGCGTACCCTCATCATAGCGTGCACATGTTGCGGACTCATCGGGAGCCGGCACACAcgagagagaggcactttgccGTCTCTCGGTTCTCGCTCGCGTCTTCCGATGCGCGTACCCTCGCAGGATAAGGGAAGGTATCCGATGGGCGAGGAGACCATTCTCCTAGCAAAAggtaaaaaggcataaaagagcacCACTGGGGGAGACCGACTCTGGCGTCCCTACCTCGAACCTGCTGAAACGGATTTgcccgctgcaacccgtgagtgacctcgcttgcgtGACTGCCACAtgcaacgaggcaagcctatttattccttattacagagtggacttccctctgcaagtgtgcctTATTGCCCGAAAGCAATAAATGTTGAGTTGACTCGagtgttgccttattcgcccgaaccctacgtagctgcaaTTGCACACACTACGGGTTGGGGAATACGACGGAACGACTGTGTGTGGCTAAATCTGGAGCTTGCCTTCAGCCCAAGCCTCACGCAGAGCGTACCCCAACATTGTATGTTTGAGCGCACAGAAAGAAGTCCCCAGAGCGGAAAAGTACCTCAACAAACAAATCTGACATTCTATCTAGAGAACGTTTTGTTCTTGAGGAAATGGGCTTTCACCAACTCACCCTCTCGGACAAGCGGACCCCCGAGATGCTAGCACTTAACGTCATCGTAGACTCTACGTATGTTAAGCTGAGTTGCACGAATACGTACTTTTCGAAGTACGTAATAAAAAGTGTATTCAGCTACTACTGTAGCATCTTTGCCTACGCCCGTCTGCTAAGACTCGCCCAGAAAAGCGGTGGTACGCTGACTGAGGCTGAGATCGCTTTTGCAGATTTCGTCGACGGGAGTTCCTCCTGCCCGAACCACTCAGCCACATGCATGAGAGGCACTTTGCCATCCTCTCGGTTCTCGCTCACGTCTTCCGATGCGCGTACCCTCGCAGGATAAGGGAAGGTATCCTCTCCGCTTTCGGAAAGACTTCTCTTTCCAGCGGAACGAACCTGAGGCTTAGGGTGGCTGGCCGCACCTACACAAATGTGGACGGAATCCCGGGCTACTTCGGTCGCATTGGCGCGGACACCCATTTCCCATATGGGGCGTACCCGTGCCTAGCAATCTGTGCAAAGCGCATCCTTGCAGATGTCGCACATACAAACACCGATCCGGCGTTCTGGAATCTTCCAGAAGCCATAGCACCCACGCCAGTAGAAGGGGTTGACTTCGGTAACCCTAGCGAAAACATGGTTGGCTATGGGCCGGCGGTGACTCTTGGCAGAGGCCAGAAAACCTGGCTCGCAAATTGTGGAATACGTGCAGATGCGTTCCCTTCCTGCAACGCTTCCATTCCTCTAAACCCGCAACTGCTTGAAGCAGTTAGCTCATGCCTTGATGAAAGCAAGGCTTTCAAGTTCTCACCCGCAGCGAAGGGAGGGTTTGAAGGCAGTCAGGCGCAAACGACGTACATTAGAGTAAAGAAGTCGTGGTTTAAAAAATGTAGATTTCTATGGAGATGGCGACTCCAACAACCACGCGGCTATAAAGGACATATATGGCACAAGTAGTGTGTGCAAAATGGAGTGCAATGGGCACATACAGAAGCGTGTAGAATGCCACCTACAAAAGTTTAAAAACAGCTGTTcgtggacttggaggcaaaggaAAGTTAAAAGATGTTTTAATCAACCGGCTGCAAAACTATTATGGTACTGCCATCAGAGTGAATGTGGGAGACCTGCACACAATGAAGCAAGCCAATTCAACAGATGACATGGCATGGTCTGTGCCCTCTTGGTACTGAGAGTTGGTGCAGGTTTAACCAATGGAATACACTCGGTGGTGGATGCTACAAGCACAAGGGTGGCCTTTCGAATCAGGTGCTCAACAAAGTGAGGCCAGTATATGTTGACCTTTGCACAGAGGAGCTCTTAAAGTGCCTGCACGGAAAAACCCAAAATGCTAACGAGAGTTCCGATATGATTTGGAAACAGGTTCCCAAAGACGTCCACATGAGCCTGCCGATCCTATGTTTTGGTTTATATGatgctgtgtgccacttcaaTGATGACGACAGAAGTACAGCAGATATTCTGAGGGAAGCAGGCATCGAACTTAGCCACCACAATCTCGTAGCATGTTGCACCAGTGACCAGTACCATGTTAAGGCCCAGTGTCAATCAACGGGTGACTGGTAAAACATCGCAACAAAAGACGGGTAGCAACAAAAGCCAAAAGAGAGCTCGTGCCAGCTAAGGAGGGCTCTAGCTATGAACCTGGTGGATTTTAACTTACTAGGGCGTGATGATCTTGTTTGTACAAGGATTgaaaaacttgtttttttttcggaacttcattttttttaaactttcttgtTGTGCAAACAGTTGTAACTTCAAAATGAATTAATCTTTTTCACTGAAACTTTGCACGCCGATTCCTTTATTACTAGccttttttttgttaattacacatttttttgttttctatcGTATTTTTACTATAACTTGATTCCCAATAACTGGATGGTAAAGATCCAAGTTAGCTGCACAGTctggttagttggctacctctgtgCCAAAAAGTTTACAATGCCTGCACTCCATTCGCTAGTTATGAATGTTCGTATAATAGCCAAGTTTGGGTTATGTTTTGTCAATAACAAATGCCATTATAATTTTTTTCACTCATTTTTGCTTTTGAATATCATAAAACGATACTTCATAAGGTCAATGTGAAACGAAATTTTAATGgccagaattttaaaaaaattttaataaGGCGGTGTCCACGTTTTCTTGTGTCAAAAAATTTTGAGGAATTTTCACAAATAAATATTAAATTTTGGCTAGAGCTTTACGTTTCGATGTACCTTTTCTCAGTAATGAATTATAGGATAACTGCAAACATTGATTGTTATATTCCATATATGGCTGTCTTCAAACAGAACTGTCATTTTTAGCACAcagcacattgaaaaaataacaGACGGATCGTTATGTTAATAGAACGAAATTCTGATGTCACTGCGCCATGAATGTTAAAACTGCCACATGGAGAACTTCCACCTATTGTTAAAAAACCCGTGCTACGACGTACGTCATTGTTGCTTCTCTTTTTGCTGCCAGTATTTTGCTCCATGTACTAATTGCATTGAAACTTTCTCTTCCTCGTCTACTTTGCGTTACTTCTTGCCATGTTGTGGCACACACAACATACTAAAATAATCCACAAAACATGCAACACGTGGACAAAATTGTGCAAAACaccaaagcagcagcagcaatcatGCAGTACAGTATAGTAATGCCTCCTAACGGCAAAATTTGCAGTGTCAAGTGACAAACTAATGATAAATTGGCTAGTTTTCTtaacaagaagaattatgcggtaAAACGCAAAAATCCTGCAACCAAAGCAAACAACATAGCATGTAAACACGGCGCGTGCCTGCCATATTTAATtcccggtggggggggggggggagggggagggggggtgacgTTTggccaacaccctctagaaaaatatgaaggccttagttCTTTTCCCTTTCCACTCGCGCTACGTCAGCAGATGGGGCGGACGCATGAGGCGGCGAGCACGTTTTGCGGTTTTGCCCGTCGCCGCGACAAGACGCATCCGCGCGTCCGGATCGCGCTGGTGCGCGTTGATCGCGTGTCTCCAGAAACTCATTCCCCGGCGCGTATGTACAGTCGTACATCTCTTCGCTGTTCAGTCGGACGTGTTTTCCTCGCTGTGAAAAGAATCCCGCCGCGATGCCGTGCAAATGCTGTGTACCTCGATGCCGCGGAAACTACACGGGGGACACGAAGGTGCACGTCTTCAAGTTCCCGAGAGATCAAGCTCTAAGGGACGCTTGGATTCGCGCTGTGCCACGGGAAAACCTCACGGTCACCGAACATTCCAGGGCAAGTTTTTTTATTTAGGTGTTAGTTAATTGAAAGAATATAAACGTACATGTGTAAGTGGCTCATGAGCCGCATGTTTGTGTGACCTGTAGCCGTCGGTTTGCTGATtggagcgtattttttttttctaggtatgtgaacttcatttcgtggacgaggacattattcgagacgcgacgcatacagatcaagcaactggccgcgtaatgacagtGCCGCTATCTCATGTGCGCCTTCGCCCAGACGCTGTACCGTCGAAGTTCCCGAATCATTCGAGCTACTTGTCCAGAAAGACCGCGAGGAGGGAAGATCCTGACTCCAAGCGCGCGCGAATAGAGAATGCAGCCCTTCAGAAAGCCATCTCTGAATCCAACGAGGCATTTATCAGAGCACGCGAGGAGGATAAAGTCAACAGTGTGAGCGAACTTGCCAACCACTTAAGGAGCCAAGGGATGAAGTTCTGGGATGTTatcgaaagaaatgaaaggctTCTTCTCATTCACATTGTCGACGATGAAGCACCGTGGTTGAAATACTCTGTTTGCGTGAAAGGAGATTTGAGCGTGACACTACACGTTATGAAAACGGCCGTAAAAAAGCTCGGTGCAAATCTCTGCGTTCCCGAAATCGCTAACAGTAAAAGGGGTATGGTGGAACTCCTGGAAGGCACCGAGAAGTGGGACTGTGACCTGATGTCCAACTCAGTCGCCGAAATTTGCGAGGCTGTTTGTTTACTGCTTGATCAGCTTTGCACGTCCCAAGCAGAAGATGACGCCAACTGTATTCAATTTCTGAAAGAGCAAGTCACCTTGCACCTATCGAAAAAACAGCGCAGGCGCTACTCTGCTGATGTCATGATGTTTTGCTGTATTGTTTTCACTATATCGCCCCATGCATACGCGTTCATACGTAGCCATGGAAGCATCACCTTGCCGCATCCTATGACGATAAGATCAGTGTGCTCGTCTTATGGTATGAGTCCTCAACAAGAGCATCAGAGTGAAACATTCCTCAGCTACATGACAACAAGAATTTCTGACCTGGAAGATGACCAGCGCTTTGTCACAGTTATGGTTGATGAAATACATATAAAACCTTACTTTGACTACAAAGGAGGCAATATTACCGGCGCTGCAATTAATAGAAATGAAGCTGCTAACTGTGCGCTCGTTTTCATGGTGCGCAGCGTGACGTGTAAATTCAAAGAAGTTGCGCACATCGTGCCGGTGCACCGagtagaggcggagttcctgCAAAAGACGCTTAAAGACGTGATTTGTGGGCTGGAAAAGATTGGGTACCGGGTTATGTGCATCGTCAGCGACAACAACTCTGTGAACAGAAAAGCGATGTCACTTTTCGAATCACCTccgtgtaacagaattgtgtACCAACATCCATCAGACCCTTCAAGGCCGCTGTTCTTCGTTATAGACCCAGTGCACATTCTAAAATGCATACGAAATAACTGGATCAATCAGAAGAATGACCAAATTTGTTTCTACTTCCCGGATATCCAAGGAGACGCACCAGAATCAGAGCGAATGCAAACAGCGTCATTTGCAggacccctcatgtaatgtccctaacgggacccttgaggtataataaaataaataaaaataaaataaacaatcagGGACCTTCACAGCAAAGAGTGTGACCAGCTGTTGAAATATGGCTATGGGCTGTCAAGAAAAGCCCTCTACCCTTCGAGTCTTGAAAGGCAGGACGTAAAGCTTGCTTTACAAATCTTCAATGACTATTTACCAGAGGCGTTACGTGCTCTTGGAGCAAAGCACAACCTATTCTCTTTCGAGGCCACGGCTACATTCGTCGAGATCATACTCAAGTGGTGGAAAATTGTAAACGTCAAAACTCCATGGAAGGGAGAAAGGCTTAGAGATCACTTCCAACAACCAGTGCTTTCCATTGATAACGATCCAAAAATTGACTTCTTGCACATGTTTCTGAAGTGGCTGGATGAGTGGAAGAACAAAGGTTTTGACAACGGTACTCTGACAAAGGAGACTCACGCTGCTCTCGAACACACCACCTATGCGCTTGTTGAGCTCGCTAGGTACAGCTTCGAAGAGCTTGGAATGTCATATGTCCTTTTTGGGAAGATTCAGACAGACTGCCTTGAAGATCGGTTTGGAAAGTATAGGCAGCTGGCAGGTGCGCAATATCACATCTCCATCAGGCAGATATATGAAGTCGAAAACAAGCTGCGCCTGCAGAGCACCTTGCCTACAGTTTCCCCTGACCAGCACTGGGAATGTGTCCGAAAGCAAGTCGAGGCATTGCTTCCCAGCAGCAACGTTGTTGTTACCAGCCAGGCTCTTACGAAGATGCAGGACGTCGTCCCAGTCCTCGTCTACGTTGCAGGTTATGCAGTATACGGGACCCTTAAAAAGTTGAAGTGCGAGCAATGCAGGGACTCGTTGACCGTGGACAAGAAGATCACAGTCTCTGCCACAAACGAACATTATGGTCTTGTGAAGCAGCTGGACCGAGCAGGTTTAGTTTATCCATCAATGTTTGCACTTAACGCAGTTGCTCATAGCTACGTTGTAGTAGAGCAGCTCGCtacagagccagcactgcttatgatgcctgaacaacgccaggtggtaacgaaaatgacgctacaattgctggctagtgaagagcagtccgacttcgatacgtgtgagaatggccacacagttgaattagtgcttaaacacatcctgcggtgcagcaccaacattctgctaaagaacttttgtaggaagctgaacgacaaacttctcgacgctgccgataaatcaaaaaaaaggaaagccacaactctcgaggccaaataactgcatgcattgcttctaatataaagccagcacgaaaagaaactgggcttcgtaaataaatgttttgctgctacagttttctggcgttctattgttttttaaatacatgcatgcttgttcttgca encodes the following:
- the LOC125940672 gene encoding uncharacterized protein LOC125940672 — translated: MTVPLSHVRLRPDAVPSKFPNHSSYLSRKTARREDPDSKRARIENAALQKAISESNEAFIRAREEDKVNSVSELANHLRSQGMKFWDVIERNERLLLIHIVDDEAPWLKYSVCVKGDLSVTLHVMKTAVKKLGANLCVPEIANSKRGMVELLEGTEKWDCDLMSNSVAEICEAVCLLLDQLCTSQAEDDANCIQFLKEQVTLHLSKKQRRRYSADVMMFCCIVFTISPHAYAFIRSHGSITLPHPMTIRSVCSSYGMSPQQEHQSETFLSYMTTRISDLEDDQRFVTVMVDEIHIKPYFDYKGGNITGAAINRNEAANCALVFMVRSVTCKFKEVAHIVPVHRVEAEFLQKTLKDVICGLEKIGYRVMCIVSDNNSVNRKAMSLFESPPCNRIVYQHPSDPSRPLFFVIDPVHILKCIRNNWINQKNDQICFYFPDIQGDAPESERMQTASFAGPLM